ATACCGAAGTATCGTCCGAGGGTGCACAATATTTCAAATAACGTCGGGCTTAAAAATGATATTTATGTTTCGCTTATGTTGGATAGTAATAATTTCTTTTCTGCCAAGTTGGGAGACTCAAATTTTTACAGAAATGTAGCAAAAGACGGGAAAGTGCTGTATAATGGATGAAGATAAAAATAGAAAATGCAAAATATTTTTTGGATAAAATAAATGAATATCTGAAAAATGTTGGAAAATTGCAGTAAAAACAAGAAAAAATAAAAACACCCCTAAAGTTTTCTGTAAATATGCCGATAAACACG
This Chitinivibrionia bacterium DNA region includes the following protein-coding sequences:
- a CDS encoding nucleotidyltransferase domain-containing protein, with the protein product MDVKEKVMSEVISGVKDVFGEKLKKVILYGSYARGDYDATSDIDIIVLADIERENIPKYRPRVHNISNNVGLKNDIYVSLMLDSNNFFSAKLGDSNFYRNVAKDGKVLYNG